A region of Vigna radiata var. radiata cultivar VC1973A chromosome 6, Vradiata_ver6, whole genome shotgun sequence DNA encodes the following proteins:
- the LOC106764656 gene encoding glutathione S-transferase has product MAAPTVKVYGPPMSTAVSRVLACLLEKDVNFQLLPVNMSKGEHRTPEFLKLHPFGQVPAFQDADNISLFESRAICRYVCDKYGDKGNKDLYGSNPLAKASIDQWLEAEGQNFNPPSSTLVFQLAFAPRMKIKQDEGAIKQSKEKLAKVLDVYEKRLGVSRFLAGDEFSLADLSHLPNAHYLLAAPDAAPLFTSPNVARWWDEISSRDSWKKVVDLQRGA; this is encoded by the exons ATGGCGGCGCCGACAGTGAAGGTGTACGGTCCACCCATGTCTACTGCCGTGTCGAGAGTCTTGGCCTGTCTGTTGGAGAAAGACGTGAACTTCCAACTCCTTCCCGTTAACATGTCGAAAGGGGAACACAGAACCCCTGAATTCCTCAAGCTTCACCCTTTCGGACAAGTACCTGCATTTCAAGACGCCGACAACATTTCCCTTTTTG AGTCCAGAGCGATATGCCGCTACGTATGCGACAAATACGGGGACAAAGGGAACAAGGATCTCTACGGAAGCAACCCTCTGGCCAAGGCCTCCATAGATCAATGGCTGGAGGCAGAAGGTCAGAACTTCAACCCACCTTCCTCCACTCTGGTCTTCCAGCTTGCATTCGCGCCCCGAATGAAGATCAAGCAAGACGAGGGTGCCATCAAGCAGAGCAAAGAAAAGCTGGCGAAGGTGCTGGATGTGTACGAGAAGAGGCTCGGAGTGAGCCGGTTCTTGGCTGGGGATGAGTTCTCTCTCGCCGATCTTTCCCATCTTCCGAACGCCCACTATCTGCTCGCCGCCCCCGACGCTGCTCCTCTCTTCACTTCTCCCAACGTCGCCAGGTGGTGGGACGAGATCTCCTCTCGCGACTCCTGGAAGAAAGTCGTTGACTTGCAGCGAGGTGCCTGA